A genomic window from Tenebrio molitor chromosome X, icTenMoli1.1, whole genome shotgun sequence includes:
- the Cda5 gene encoding uncharacterized protein Cda5 isoform X6 — protein sequence MVTLFTAAILLLTSFDITLCQRKVSRNVAVGGEVKTVVNFNCPEEFGYYPHPSDCTQYYVCVFGGALLESCTGGLMYSHELQTCDWPRNVGCDGAELSGPGPISATSPNPQSRTREEPRTRYAPPTPPPAQPAAIVTSRGQPRQLHHNQQEIIKQRQQQQLYADAEETLPPAEEIESDRQQRVYRGQPSTVGQVQRDRDGLRHSNAIPNYSGRGEKIGVISFGTQQQQYRVEQSSAAPVQPPISTVTATARTLYNSSQYNNNYDPYYALYDDDVELYRDVDYSQHYNNNNNNNAAQSQTPQQSYRRTPSPVVQTTQEEAPKRGNSAYIQNSYSGQDIYQPSTSSDYNEDNSYNSQVDDQNAYRQINRQPTRLPVTANENKTQAQSLINTLREDPGPHPLTPNTIDFQSNSSLRLDETTTTIRPKLPDTSPKVLSEAVIHKPVPFVVPRHLTTEKSIVVFHYITKSSRSTSLVSTDLPPTETSAIENSPHKNKTVIVPTTYSPPKFFLKSLLPKPVTYSTTVPNLSESKPENKPHKTLKSVRKLISPINVNYGLSVVTGSSFESAEKLVSEVDSVRNILPYRRSHAAKSRPSDYFDESTTKTTKPSTLEHLTSSSESITHIVPGVKDSSDELIDDDYTSREETKLRHYVEPYTDSYNVSSEAKRFRTTIEIPPPHDLIDDYQKLEPDQSPDYKLQPFPKPIALTTTTTKTTTTDSPHNTSIPARVSRVNTAIKSLIAFGGTRRQNVKCHENQSADSKCNDPKHQRTSTRGRGSTHYVNGGNVVNNEVTVTVNRGTPASRPRPTLKPSTSIVSKASEFIDIYRYPPTRPEPIYPQPQPDKTAAKCRKDVCLLPDCYCGGKEIPGDLPVEQLPQIVLLTYDDSVNDLNKGLYSDLFEKGRVNPNGCPIAATFYVSHEWTDYSQVQNLYSDGHEIASHTVSHSFGEQFSQKKWTREVAGQREILSAYGGVHLEDVRGMRAPFLSVGGNKMFKMLYDSNFTYDSSMPIYENKPPSWPYTLDYKLFHDCMIPPCPTRSYPGVWEVPMVMWQDLNGGRCSMGDACSNPPDAEGVFKMLTKNFQRHYTTNRAPFGLFYHAAWFTQPHHKEGFINFLDSILAMKDVWLLTNWQAIQWVRDPTPVSRLGSFQPFQCDFSNRPKRCNNPKVCNLWHKSGVRYMRTCQPCPDIYPWTGNTGIRSSRIDNDIED from the exons ATATTACGTTATGTCAACGGAAGGTCAGTAGAAATGTAGCTGTCGGAGGTGAAGTGAAAACCGTTGTAAATTTCAACTGTCCGGAAGAGTTCGGCTATTACCCCCATCCAAGTGATTGTACCCAATATTATGTATGTGTTTTCGGGGGAGCGTTGTTAGAATCGTGCACTGGAGGGTTAATGTACAGCCACGAATTACAAACTTGTGACTGGCCGAGAAACGTAGGTTGTGATGGTGCTGAACTATCTGGACCTGGACCCATATCAGCGACATCACCAAATCCACAAAGCAGAACCAGAGAAGAACCAAGAACACGATATGCACCTCCGACACCACCTCCCGCGCAGCCAGCAGCAATCGTCACATCTAGGGGACAACCTAGACAACTTCACCACAATCAACAAGAAATAATAAAG CAACGCCAGCAGCAGCAACTCTATGCGGATGCAGAAGAAACACTTCCACCCGCAGAAGAGATAGAAAGCGATCGTCAACAGCGTGTCTACAGAGGCCAACCCTCCACCGTTGGTCAAGTACAAAGAGACAGAGATGGGTTGAGACACTCAAATGCAATTCCT AATTACAGCGGCCGGGGTGAAAAAATTGGTGTAATATCGTTCGGTAcccaacaacaacaatataG GGTTGAACAAAGTAGTGCAGCACCGGTACAACCACCAATATCAACAGTTACTGCAACAGCTAGAACATTGTACAACAGTAGccaatacaataataattacgaCCCTTATTACGCTTTATACGATGACGACGTTGAACTGTACAGAGATGTCG ATTATTCGCAACattataacaataataacaacaataacGCTGCGCAAAGCCAAACACCCCAACAATCTTACAGAAGAACTCCATCTCCGGTGGTTCAGACAACTCAAGAAGAGGCCCCCAAGCGTGGAAATTCGGCGTACATTCAAAACAGTTACAGTGGACAGGATATATATCAGCCGTCGACTAGTTCCGACTACAACGAAGACAACAGCTATAATAGTCAA gtAGACGATCAAAATGCGTATAGGCAAATAAATAGACAACCAACTAG ACTTCCAGTCACAGCCAATGAGAACAAAACACAAGCACAGTCTCTCATTAATACATTACGGGAAGACCCGGGACCACATCCTTTAACTCCCAACACCATTGATTTCCAAAGTAACTCTAGCCTTCGACTAGACGAAACCACCACTACCATAAGACCAAAATTACCTGACACAAGTCCGAAAGTTTTATCCGAAGCAGTCATACATAAACCAGTTCCATTTGTTGTACCAAGGCATCTAACAACTGAAAAATCCATTGTTGTATTTCATTACATTACTAAATCATCCAGGTCAACTAGTCTAGTCTCTACGGATTTGCCCCCCACTGAAACATCAGCCATTGAAAATTCTCCTCACAAAAACAAGACTGTCATCGTGCCGACAACTTACTCGCCTCCAAAATTTTTCCTCAAGTCTCTCTTGCCTAAACCTGTTACTTATAGCACGACTGTTCCTAATCTATCTGAAAGTAAACCGGAAAATAAACCGCATAAGACGCTGAAATCTGTGCGAAAATTAATCAGTCCTATAAATGTTAACTATGGATTGTCTGTAGTTACCGGATCGAGTTTCGAATCCGCTGAAAAATTAGTTTCTGAAGTTGATAGCGTTAGGAATATTTTGCCTTATCGTCGTTCACACGCTGCTAAATCAAGACCATCAGACTATTTCGACGAATCTACCACTAAAACCACTAAACCTTCCACTCTTGAACATCTAACATCATCTTCAGAATCAATAACTCATATTGTGCCCGGAGTGAAAGATTCCAGTGATGAGCTTATCGATGACGATTACACTTCTCGTGAAGAAACCAAATTACGGCATTACGTCGAACCGTACACGGACAGCTACAACGTATCTTCTGAAGCAAAACGATTTCGAACAACTATTGAAATTCCCCCACCGCACGATTTGATCGATGATTACCAAAAACTAGAACCTGATCAATCTCCAGATTACAAATTGCAGCCTTTCCCCAAACCGATCGCACTTACAACCACAACCACCAAGACCACGACGACAGACTCTCCCCATAACACCTCAATTCCTGCCAGAGTATCCCGGGTTAACACTGCAATTAAATCACTAATTGCATTCGGGGGAACGCGAAGGCAAAACGTAAAATGTCACGAAAATCAAAGCGCCGATTCGAAATGCAACGACCCAAAGCATCAGAG AACCAGTACTAGAGGTCGGGGATCTACCCATTATGTCAATGGAGGCAACGTCGTCAACAACGAAGTTACAGTCACTGTTAATCGTGGAACACCAGCATC GCGGCCTCGTCCCACCTTGAAACCATCCACTTCTATCGTGTCGAAGGCATCCGAGTTCATCGACATCTACAGATATCCTCCAACAAGACCAGAACCCATCTACCCTCAGCCTCAACCCGACAAAACTGCGGCCAAATGCCGAAAAGACGTGTGCCTTTTGCCTGACTGCTACTGCGGAGGAAAGGAAATTCCCG GCGATCTTCCCGTCGAACAGCTACCACAAATTGTGCTTCTTACCTACGACGATTCAGTGAACGATTTGAACAAAGGCTTGTATAGCGATTTGTTTGAAAAAGGTAGAGTCAATCCCAACGGATGTCCAATCGCTGCAACTTTCTACGTTTCTCACGAATGGACTGATTACAGTCAAGTCCAAAATTTGTATTCTGATGGTCACGAAATTGCTTCCCATACAGTATC GCACAGTTTTGGAGAGCAATTCTCTCAAAAGAAATGGACGCGTGAAGTTGCAGGTCAAAGAGAAATCTTGTCTGCTTATGGAGGCGTCCATTTAGAAGATGTCCGAGGAATGCGAGCACCTTTCCTCTCG gttggcggaaacaaaatgttcaaaatgttgtACGATTCAAACTTCACTTATGACTCTTCTATGCCGATCTACGAAAACAAGCCCCCAAGTTGGCCCTACACTCTCGATTACAAACTATTCCACGACTGTATGATTCCACCTTGTCCCACCCGTTCCTACCCGGGAGTGTGGGAAGTACCCATGGTAATGTGGCAAGACTTAAATGGTGGAAGATGTTCTATGGGAGACGCTTGTAGCAATCCTCCCGACGCTGAAGGTGTCTTCAAAATGTTAACCAAAAACTTCCAAAGACACTACACCACCAACAG AGCACCATTTGGTCTATTTTATCACGCGGCTTGGTTCACACAACCACATCACAAAGAAGGTTTCATCAATTTCTTGGACAGCATCTTGGCAATGAAAGATGTGTGGTTATTAACTAATTGGCAAGCTATCCAATGGGTTCGGGATCCGACACCTGTATCTAGATTAGGGTCGTTCCAACCTTTCCAATGTGACTTTTCT AACCGGCCAAAGAGATGTAATAATCCTAAAGTGTGCAATCTCTGGCATAAATCTGGAGTACGATACATGAGGACTTGCCAACCCTGTCCCGACATCTACCCCTGGACTGGAAACACTGGAATTCGCAGTAGTCGCATTGACAACGATATTGAAGATTAG
- the Cda5 gene encoding uncharacterized protein Cda5 isoform X5 — protein sequence MVTLFTAAILLLTSFDITLCQRKVSRNVAVGGEVKTVVNFNCPEEFGYYPHPSDCTQYYVCVFGGALLESCTGGLMYSHELQTCDWPRNVGCDGAELSGPGPISATSPNPQSRTREEPRTRYAPPTPPPAQPAAIVTSRGQPRQLHHNQQEIIKQRQQQQLYADAEETLPPAEEIESDRQQRVYRGQPSTVGQVQRDRDGLRHSNAIPNYSGRGEKIGVISFGTQQQQYRVEQSSAAPVQPPISTVTATARTLYNSSQYNNNYDPYYALYDDDVELYRDVDYSQHYNNNNNNNAAQSQTPQQSYRRTPSPVVQTTQEEAPKRGNSAYIQNSYSGQDIYQPSTSSDYNEDNSYNSQVDDQNAYRQINRQPTSRLPVTANENKTQAQSLINTLREDPGPHPLTPNTIDFQSNSSLRLDETTTTIRPKLPDTSPKVLSEAVIHKPVPFVVPRHLTTEKSIVVFHYITKSSRSTSLVSTDLPPTETSAIENSPHKNKTVIVPTTYSPPKFFLKSLLPKPVTYSTTVPNLSESKPENKPHKTLKSVRKLISPINVNYGLSVVTGSSFESAEKLVSEVDSVRNILPYRRSHAAKSRPSDYFDESTTKTTKPSTLEHLTSSSESITHIVPGVKDSSDELIDDDYTSREETKLRHYVEPYTDSYNVSSEAKRFRTTIEIPPPHDLIDDYQKLEPDQSPDYKLQPFPKPIALTTTTTKTTTTDSPHNTSIPARVSRVNTAIKSLIAFGGTRRQNVKCHENQSADSKCNDPKHQRTSTRGRGSTHYVNGGNVVNNEVTVTVNRGTPASRPRPTLKPSTSIVSKASEFIDIYRYPPTRPEPIYPQPQPDKTAAKCRKDVCLLPDCYCGGKEIPGDLPVEQLPQIVLLTYDDSVNDLNKGLYSDLFEKGRVNPNGCPIAATFYVSHEWTDYSQVQNLYSDGHEIASHTVSHSFGEQFSQKKWTREVAGQREILSAYGGVHLEDVRGMRAPFLSVGGNKMFKMLYDSNFTYDSSMPIYENKPPSWPYTLDYKLFHDCMIPPCPTRSYPGVWEVPMVMWQDLNGGRCSMGDACSNPPDAEGVFKMLTKNFQRHYTTNRAPFGLFYHAAWFTQPHHKEGFINFLDSILAMKDVWLLTNWQAIQWVRDPTPVSRLGSFQPFQCDFSNRPKRCNNPKVCNLWHKSGVRYMRTCQPCPDIYPWTGNTGIRSSRIDNDIED from the exons ATATTACGTTATGTCAACGGAAGGTCAGTAGAAATGTAGCTGTCGGAGGTGAAGTGAAAACCGTTGTAAATTTCAACTGTCCGGAAGAGTTCGGCTATTACCCCCATCCAAGTGATTGTACCCAATATTATGTATGTGTTTTCGGGGGAGCGTTGTTAGAATCGTGCACTGGAGGGTTAATGTACAGCCACGAATTACAAACTTGTGACTGGCCGAGAAACGTAGGTTGTGATGGTGCTGAACTATCTGGACCTGGACCCATATCAGCGACATCACCAAATCCACAAAGCAGAACCAGAGAAGAACCAAGAACACGATATGCACCTCCGACACCACCTCCCGCGCAGCCAGCAGCAATCGTCACATCTAGGGGACAACCTAGACAACTTCACCACAATCAACAAGAAATAATAAAG CAACGCCAGCAGCAGCAACTCTATGCGGATGCAGAAGAAACACTTCCACCCGCAGAAGAGATAGAAAGCGATCGTCAACAGCGTGTCTACAGAGGCCAACCCTCCACCGTTGGTCAAGTACAAAGAGACAGAGATGGGTTGAGACACTCAAATGCAATTCCT AATTACAGCGGCCGGGGTGAAAAAATTGGTGTAATATCGTTCGGTAcccaacaacaacaatataG GGTTGAACAAAGTAGTGCAGCACCGGTACAACCACCAATATCAACAGTTACTGCAACAGCTAGAACATTGTACAACAGTAGccaatacaataataattacgaCCCTTATTACGCTTTATACGATGACGACGTTGAACTGTACAGAGATGTCG ATTATTCGCAACattataacaataataacaacaataacGCTGCGCAAAGCCAAACACCCCAACAATCTTACAGAAGAACTCCATCTCCGGTGGTTCAGACAACTCAAGAAGAGGCCCCCAAGCGTGGAAATTCGGCGTACATTCAAAACAGTTACAGTGGACAGGATATATATCAGCCGTCGACTAGTTCCGACTACAACGAAGACAACAGCTATAATAGTCAA gtAGACGATCAAAATGCGTATAGGCAAATAAATAGACAACCAACTAG CAGACTTCCAGTCACAGCCAATGAGAACAAAACACAAGCACAGTCTCTCATTAATACATTACGGGAAGACCCGGGACCACATCCTTTAACTCCCAACACCATTGATTTCCAAAGTAACTCTAGCCTTCGACTAGACGAAACCACCACTACCATAAGACCAAAATTACCTGACACAAGTCCGAAAGTTTTATCCGAAGCAGTCATACATAAACCAGTTCCATTTGTTGTACCAAGGCATCTAACAACTGAAAAATCCATTGTTGTATTTCATTACATTACTAAATCATCCAGGTCAACTAGTCTAGTCTCTACGGATTTGCCCCCCACTGAAACATCAGCCATTGAAAATTCTCCTCACAAAAACAAGACTGTCATCGTGCCGACAACTTACTCGCCTCCAAAATTTTTCCTCAAGTCTCTCTTGCCTAAACCTGTTACTTATAGCACGACTGTTCCTAATCTATCTGAAAGTAAACCGGAAAATAAACCGCATAAGACGCTGAAATCTGTGCGAAAATTAATCAGTCCTATAAATGTTAACTATGGATTGTCTGTAGTTACCGGATCGAGTTTCGAATCCGCTGAAAAATTAGTTTCTGAAGTTGATAGCGTTAGGAATATTTTGCCTTATCGTCGTTCACACGCTGCTAAATCAAGACCATCAGACTATTTCGACGAATCTACCACTAAAACCACTAAACCTTCCACTCTTGAACATCTAACATCATCTTCAGAATCAATAACTCATATTGTGCCCGGAGTGAAAGATTCCAGTGATGAGCTTATCGATGACGATTACACTTCTCGTGAAGAAACCAAATTACGGCATTACGTCGAACCGTACACGGACAGCTACAACGTATCTTCTGAAGCAAAACGATTTCGAACAACTATTGAAATTCCCCCACCGCACGATTTGATCGATGATTACCAAAAACTAGAACCTGATCAATCTCCAGATTACAAATTGCAGCCTTTCCCCAAACCGATCGCACTTACAACCACAACCACCAAGACCACGACGACAGACTCTCCCCATAACACCTCAATTCCTGCCAGAGTATCCCGGGTTAACACTGCAATTAAATCACTAATTGCATTCGGGGGAACGCGAAGGCAAAACGTAAAATGTCACGAAAATCAAAGCGCCGATTCGAAATGCAACGACCCAAAGCATCAGAG AACCAGTACTAGAGGTCGGGGATCTACCCATTATGTCAATGGAGGCAACGTCGTCAACAACGAAGTTACAGTCACTGTTAATCGTGGAACACCAGCATC GCGGCCTCGTCCCACCTTGAAACCATCCACTTCTATCGTGTCGAAGGCATCCGAGTTCATCGACATCTACAGATATCCTCCAACAAGACCAGAACCCATCTACCCTCAGCCTCAACCCGACAAAACTGCGGCCAAATGCCGAAAAGACGTGTGCCTTTTGCCTGACTGCTACTGCGGAGGAAAGGAAATTCCCG GCGATCTTCCCGTCGAACAGCTACCACAAATTGTGCTTCTTACCTACGACGATTCAGTGAACGATTTGAACAAAGGCTTGTATAGCGATTTGTTTGAAAAAGGTAGAGTCAATCCCAACGGATGTCCAATCGCTGCAACTTTCTACGTTTCTCACGAATGGACTGATTACAGTCAAGTCCAAAATTTGTATTCTGATGGTCACGAAATTGCTTCCCATACAGTATC GCACAGTTTTGGAGAGCAATTCTCTCAAAAGAAATGGACGCGTGAAGTTGCAGGTCAAAGAGAAATCTTGTCTGCTTATGGAGGCGTCCATTTAGAAGATGTCCGAGGAATGCGAGCACCTTTCCTCTCG gttggcggaaacaaaatgttcaaaatgttgtACGATTCAAACTTCACTTATGACTCTTCTATGCCGATCTACGAAAACAAGCCCCCAAGTTGGCCCTACACTCTCGATTACAAACTATTCCACGACTGTATGATTCCACCTTGTCCCACCCGTTCCTACCCGGGAGTGTGGGAAGTACCCATGGTAATGTGGCAAGACTTAAATGGTGGAAGATGTTCTATGGGAGACGCTTGTAGCAATCCTCCCGACGCTGAAGGTGTCTTCAAAATGTTAACCAAAAACTTCCAAAGACACTACACCACCAACAG AGCACCATTTGGTCTATTTTATCACGCGGCTTGGTTCACACAACCACATCACAAAGAAGGTTTCATCAATTTCTTGGACAGCATCTTGGCAATGAAAGATGTGTGGTTATTAACTAATTGGCAAGCTATCCAATGGGTTCGGGATCCGACACCTGTATCTAGATTAGGGTCGTTCCAACCTTTCCAATGTGACTTTTCT AACCGGCCAAAGAGATGTAATAATCCTAAAGTGTGCAATCTCTGGCATAAATCTGGAGTACGATACATGAGGACTTGCCAACCCTGTCCCGACATCTACCCCTGGACTGGAAACACTGGAATTCGCAGTAGTCGCATTGACAACGATATTGAAGATTAG